The window TCGTCATGCTGCTTCGACCCATCAGGCTGACTTAGCTTCTGGGGCATCCCGCTCCTGATCTGCTTAGCACCGCAGTCTCATGAGCCACGCAGATACAGCACCAAAGCTCGCCCGCCCCACTCCTTTACCCCGTGCCAGAGTCTCGGCTTCGGAACCCCGCTTCCATGAGGCGGCAAAGGACCTCGCTTTATTATAACAATTCATTTTACAAATGTCAAGATAAAAATGAAGGAGCTTCAGCGAAGAGCAAACAGGCTCCGGCTCAATTCCATCGCGCCACTCCATCGGCAAAAGAGCACGCCTGGCTGTCCCTACGGATGAGGACAGCCTGAGATCCTCGAACGCGCTATTTTCTTCTTGAAAATCTGCCGATGTTTGCATATAATTCAAGTCAATGGAAGGGAGAGGCGGCACTGATCGCCGCCCACACGTTGCAGAACACAGAGACTAGCGTGAGGGAGATCGAAAGCCATGAGCAAAACCAGAGGAACTATCGGTATTTTGACTGGAGGTGGAGACGTGCCCGGACTCAACCCCGCCATTCGTGCGGTGACGTTTCGAGCTCTGCGCGAGGGGTATCGGGTCATCGGCATCCGGCGCGGCTGGGCCGGATTGGTGGACATGGTGCGCGATAAAGACGCCGACAACGGCCACAGCTACCAGGTGCTGACCGAGGAAATTGTGGACCGCGCCGGGCGCACCGGCGGCACCTTCTTGCACACCTCCCGCACGCGCCCCAGTCACCTGCCCAAGAGCAATGTACCTGCGCACTTGCGAGACAAGTACCAGGATGAGATCAACGACGTAACAGAAGAAGTGCTCAAGAACCTGGAGTTTCTGGGCATCGACTGCCTGATCCCCATCGGTGGCGACGACACCCTGAGCTATGCGTACCGCCTGCACAAGGAAGGGGTCAAGGTGGTAGCCATCCCCAAGACCATGGACAACGACGTGCCGGGCACCGACTACTGCATCGGCTTTAGCACGTGCGTGACGCGCACCATCGAGCTCACCCACAAGCTGCGCACCACAGCCGGTTCGCACGAGCGCTTCCTGGTCATCGAGGTCTTTGGCCGCTACGCGGGCTTTACCGCCATGCTCCCCACTATGGCAGGTGCTGCCGACCGCTGCGTGATTCCGGAATACCCCTTCGACATCGAGCGCTTGACGGAGCTGCTGGTGGCCGACCGGAAGCATCACCCGAGCAACTACGCGGTGGTCCTGGTCTCCGAAGGTGCTGTGATGACCGACGACAAGGAAATGTGTTTTGAGAGCGAGGAGGCCGACCAATTCGGGCACAAGAAGCTCGGCGGCGTGGGCGATAAGGTTGCGGCGCGCCTCAAGGAGCTTTCGCCCAAGTATAATAACGGTCAGCGCATCAATGTGGTGAACCAACGCCTTGGATACCTGGTACGCTGCGGCGACCCGGACGCCATCGACTCGGTGGTCCCCATGGCCTTCGGCAACCTCGCCCTGGACCTTGTGTTGAGCAAGTCTTTCGGCCGCCTTGTGAGCCTGCGCAACGGCGTGTACGACAATGTGCCGCTGGATGTGGTGTTCACAGGCCGCAAGAAGGTGGTGGATGTGGAGAAGTACTACAACACCGAGCGCCTGCGCCCCAAGTACGAGAGCTTTATGCGGCAGCCGATGTTTATTATGACCAGTGACGTGTAAGCTCAAGAAACGCTTATCGGTAATGGCAAGCCGCCCCACTTTTTGGGGCGGCTTTGGCGTCTTGGGCCCTTGGGGCATTGGGAAAAGTGACCGTGAAAGAGATTGACTTTTTGCCGGTTGTGTGGTATATTTCGAAGAGCTTCCGCGTAAGAGCGCGCATGCGTGTCTTCGCTGAGTGCGGCTGGAGAGCGAGAGCGCTTGCGCGCAATAAAGCGTTCGGCTGCGCAGCGATGAGTGCGGTGAACGCTGATGAGAACGACTCGGACG of the candidate division KSB1 bacterium genome contains:
- a CDS encoding ATP-dependent 6-phosphofructokinase is translated as MSKTRGTIGILTGGGDVPGLNPAIRAVTFRALREGYRVIGIRRGWAGLVDMVRDKDADNGHSYQVLTEEIVDRAGRTGGTFLHTSRTRPSHLPKSNVPAHLRDKYQDEINDVTEEVLKNLEFLGIDCLIPIGGDDTLSYAYRLHKEGVKVVAIPKTMDNDVPGTDYCIGFSTCVTRTIELTHKLRTTAGSHERFLVIEVFGRYAGFTAMLPTMAGAADRCVIPEYPFDIERLTELLVADRKHHPSNYAVVLVSEGAVMTDDKEMCFESEEADQFGHKKLGGVGDKVAARLKELSPKYNNGQRINVVNQRLGYLVRCGDPDAIDSVVPMAFGNLALDLVLSKSFGRLVSLRNGVYDNVPLDVVFTGRKKVVDVEKYYNTERLRPKYESFMRQPMFIMTSDV